The nucleotide sequence TCGCGGACGGGCTCGTCGCCCGCCGCCCCGGGGGCCGCATCGCCGTGACCGCCCGCGGGGCGCCGGTGCTCAACGCGGTGGTGGCGGAACTGGCGGGGTGAAACCGCATCCGCTCGACGACTTCGGCATCCCCTCCGTCATTGCGAGGCTTCAGCCGAAGCAATCCAGGCCGCCGACCGATCCGGACAGGGCGCGCCACTGGATCGCTTCGCTGACGCTCGCGATGACGGTGGGCGGCGATACCCGAAGCGATCAGCCGGAAACCGGTCGATCCCTCAGATCCCCGGCCGCCCGAGCACCTTCGGCGCCGGGCTCACCACCGTCGCGGCGCCGTTGCGGATCTCGTAGACCGCGAGGGTGCGCTCGCTCAGGCCCTCGGGCTGGAAGCGGAAGGTGCCGTCGAGGCCCGAAAAGCCCGCCGGGTTGGTCAGCGTCGCGTCGGCGAAGCGCTGCGAGCCGTACTGGCGCACGAGTGCGACGGAGAGCGACACCGCGTCGTAGCCGAGCGAGGCGGTGCGCGGCGGCGCCTCGCCGAAGCGGGCCTGATAGCGCTGCGCGAAGCCGGCGAAGCCGGCCGCGTCGGGCGCCGCGAACCGGCCGCCCTGGAAGGCGGGCTGCGCGAGCACCCGCGGGTCGTTCCACAGGGCGAGCCCGAGCGGGCGTACCCGCGCCGGCGAGAAGCCGATCCTGGTCAGCGCGGAGGCGGCCGCGACGAGACCGTCGGGCGTATCGGGGACGAACAGCGCGTCGGCCTGCGCCGCCGGCCCCGCGATCAGACCGCGCAGCCGTTCGACCGCCGGTCCGGGCTGGCCGGCGGCGTAGCGCTCCATCGCGACGAGTCGGGCGCCGCGCCGGGCCACCGCCTCGCGGAACTGCGCCTCGACGGCATTGCCGTAGGGGGTCTCCGGGATCAACGCGGCGAAGGAGCGGCGCCCGCCCGCGGTCGCTTCGTCGACGATGCGATCGACCTCCGATTGCGGCAGGAAGCTGATGAGGTAGACGCCGCGGGCGGCCACCGCCGCATCGGTCGAGAAGGCGATCACCGGCTTGCCGGCCCCGCGGGCGACGCTCCCCGCCGCCTGGACGTTGGCCGCGAAGAGCGGGCCGAGCACCACCTCCGCCCCGTCGGCGAAGGCCGCCTGGGCCGCCTCGCGGGCGCCTTCCGGCGTGCCTCGGTCGTCCTTCACGAGGATGCGCAGGTCGGGCTTCTGGAAATCCTCGTAGGCGAGTTCGGCGGCGTTGCGCAGGGCCCCGCCGACCGCGGCGCCCTGCCCGCTCAGCGGCACGATCAGCGCCACCTTCACCGAACCGGCACCGATGGTCGGTCCCGAAGCCGCCCGGGGACCGCCCGCGTCCGGCGGCATCGCCTGCGGCCGCGGCGCGTCCGGTACGCCGACGCAGGCGGAGAGCGCGGCGCAGAGGAGCACGGTCCCCGCGAGACCCGTCAGCCGTCCGCCGCGTCGCGCCATCGCGAACCCTCTCATCCGAGCGCAATCCGCGATGACGATGCGGAGGGCCTTGCGAAAAGTAAATGTGAGGGCGGCCTTCTCCCCGGTCTCCAAAGGCGCGCCGGCGTGGCATTGTCGCGGCGATGACACAGCGAGTCGACAGGCGGCCCGAGGGCCGACCCCAGGGCCCATCCCGGCCCCCCGCCACCTTCACGGCCTTCGGCCTCGCCGCGGAGGCCGAGCCCCTGGCGCCGGGCCTCTACGTGGTGGCGACCCCCATCGGCAACCTGCGCGACGTCTCGTTCCGCGCGCTCGCCACCCTCGCCGCCGCCGACGCGGTGCTGGCCGAGGACACCCGCGTCACCCGCACGCTGCTGATGCATTACGGGATCACGACGCCGCTGCTCTCCTATCACGAGCACTCGAACGAGGCGGTGCGCGAGCGGATGGTGATGCGGCTGAAGGCCGGCGAGACCCTGGCGCTGGTCTCGGATGCGGGCACGCCGCTTGTCTCGGATCCCGGTTTCAAGCTCGTCCAGGCGGCGATCGCCGCCGGCATCCCGGTGACGCCGATCCCCGGCCCCTCGGCGGTGATGACCGCCATCGTCGCCGCCGGCCTGCCGACCGACCGCTTCTTCTTCGAAGGCTTCCTGCCGCAGAAATCCGGCGCCCGGCGGAACCGGATGGAGGCCCTGGCCTCCATCCCCGGCACGCTGGTGGTGTTCGAATCCCCCCACCGCCTGCCCGAGATGCTGGCGGATGCCGCCGAGGTGCTCGGGCCCGAGCGGCCGGCCGCGGTGGCGCGCGAACTGACCAAGCTCTACGAGACGATCCGACGCGACAGCCTCGGGGCGCTGGCCGAGATCTTCGCGCAGGAGGGACCGCCGAAGGGCGAGGTCGTGGTGGTGATCGGCGCGATGCCCGAGGATGCGGTGGCGCGGGAGGCCGATGCCGGGCTCGACGCCCGCATCGAGGCGGCACTCGCCCGCCACTCGATCAAGGACGCCGCGGCTCTGGTCGCCGCCGAGACCGGCCAGCCCAGGCGCGCCGTCTACGCCCGTGCCCTGGTTCTGGCCCGCCGTGGCGACGATGAGACCACCGCCTGATCCGGGCACGCGCCGCCGCGCCACCTATGCGCGGGGACTCTCGGCCGAAACCTCGGCGCTGCTGGCGCTGATGCTGAAGGGCTACCGGCCGCTCGCCCGGCGCTACGCGGCCTCGGGCGGCGAGATCGACCTGATCGTGCGGCGCGGGCGTACCGTCGCCTTCGTCGAGGTCAAGGCCCGCGCGAGCCTGGATTCGGCCGCGACGGCGATCGATGCCCGCAAGCGCGCGCGAATGTCCCGGGCGGTGCGGGCGTGGCTCGCACGCCATCCGCTGCCGGACGATGCGACCCTGCGGGCGGATGCGGTCTTCGTGGCGCCGCGCCGCTGGCCGCGCCACCTGCCGAACGCCTTCGAAATCGAAGGCGTCTGAAATACCAACCGGCGATGATCCCGACTCATCGCCGGTTGTCCGCGCGGAGGCGCGCGTCCGCCGGACGCAGGGAAGCCGACCATCGTTCGGCTTCCCTGCGGCTCGGTATGACGGGTCGTACGCCATCCGGTCGATGAGTTCGGCCTGTCCTGCGTCCTTGCGAGGCGAAGCCGTGGCAAACCAGGGCGCGCCCTTTCCGGACCTGTCGCGCCCTGGATCGCTTCGCGGCCGCTCGCGATGACGGAGGATGGCCAAACCCGAAGCGAACAAGCGGAAACGGTATCAGTTGCCACCGGCTGCGCGGACCCTGGCGAATGAAACCACGGCGGGCATATGCGTGACGCTGTGCTCGCTCAGATAGCGAATTTCTATTTAGTCCCGGGCGCTCTCGATGGCGGCGATCAGCGTGCGCTTGAGATCCGTTTGGCTGAAGGGCTTCTGCACCACTGGCCGGTCGCGAAACGGCTCGCGAATGCCCGCGCCGCCGTAGCCGGTCGAGAACACGATCGGCAGGTTCCGCTCGGTGATGACCTCGGCCACCGGGTAGATCGGCTCGC is from Methylorubrum populi and encodes:
- the rsmI gene encoding 16S rRNA (cytidine(1402)-2'-O)-methyltransferase, coding for MTQRVDRRPEGRPQGPSRPPATFTAFGLAAEAEPLAPGLYVVATPIGNLRDVSFRALATLAAADAVLAEDTRVTRTLLMHYGITTPLLSYHEHSNEAVRERMVMRLKAGETLALVSDAGTPLVSDPGFKLVQAAIAAGIPVTPIPGPSAVMTAIVAAGLPTDRFFFEGFLPQKSGARRNRMEALASIPGTLVVFESPHRLPEMLADAAEVLGPERPAAVARELTKLYETIRRDSLGALAEIFAQEGPPKGEVVVVIGAMPEDAVAREADAGLDARIEAALARHSIKDAAALVAAETGQPRRAVYARALVLARRGDDETTA
- a CDS encoding YraN family protein, whose product is MRPPPDPGTRRRATYARGLSAETSALLALMLKGYRPLARRYAASGGEIDLIVRRGRTVAFVEVKARASLDSAATAIDARKRARMSRAVRAWLARHPLPDDATLRADAVFVAPRRWPRHLPNAFEIEGV
- a CDS encoding penicillin-binding protein activator, which codes for MARRGGRLTGLAGTVLLCAALSACVGVPDAPRPQAMPPDAGGPRAASGPTIGAGSVKVALIVPLSGQGAAVGGALRNAAELAYEDFQKPDLRILVKDDRGTPEGAREAAQAAFADGAEVVLGPLFAANVQAAGSVARGAGKPVIAFSTDAAVAARGVYLISFLPQSEVDRIVDEATAGGRRSFAALIPETPYGNAVEAQFREAVARRGARLVAMERYAAGQPGPAVERLRGLIAGPAAQADALFVPDTPDGLVAAASALTRIGFSPARVRPLGLALWNDPRVLAQPAFQGGRFAAPDAAGFAGFAQRYQARFGEAPPRTASLGYDAVSLSVALVRQYGSQRFADATLTNPAGFSGLDGTFRFQPEGLSERTLAVYEIRNGAATVVSPAPKVLGRPGI